The following nucleotide sequence is from Impatiens glandulifera unplaced genomic scaffold, dImpGla2.1, whole genome shotgun sequence.
atttctccctttttgattattttatttaaaattatcaaaaccatgtagaaatgcaaatgtaggccggtttcaaaaataactttatatatagaaagataaccgaaaatagaaaatgttatatagaaatactaagaTAAGCATAGTTAAAAgaaagagagcccctattccgTGTCCGAGAAGTCGTAACTGGCCATCAACTTCTTATTCCGTTTTCTCTTTACTGGTTGCGGTCGACTGGCCGATTCggagactcgttgtcttgtagaccggTGCTCTAGGTGctcttcatcctcttcttcgaCGTGAGTAGCCTGATCCGGTAGACTCTCAATAACCGTGTCGGTGACCTCATTCAGCAGCTCGGCCACTTGAGCCTTCTTTGAGGAATCCCTTTTCCGctttgccggaaccgaagaggaagggacctcctttttctttttgttagcGGCTGCAAATCCTTCTAGCCTTTGTCTTTCCCTTTCTAACCGCTCTgcatccttcgcagcttgagcggctacCAACTTTGCAAGTCCCGGAAACTTAGCCTCTGTCCTCCGTTCTCGCTCGGCTCTTTCTTCTTCGGTGAGTTGCGGAGGCTCCTTTTCTCTTCTCGCTTCGTCGTCCAGCGCATCTTGGACCTTCTTAGCCGCTTGGGAATTGGCTTCCACAACCGCAGCATCCGCATTCATCTTAGCCTTGAGTAGTTCATCGACTTGTGGGGAaagcgccttgaggtcggcctCGAGACccgcattcttcttttcaagtTCGGAGACCCCGTCaagtgttgtgccgaccagaTCCTCAGTAACCTCTGTCAATCTTTgttcggtctctctttcaagccggtcgAAGTTCTTTTCTATCTCGGAGGTCATATCTTCCAAAATCGCGGTTCGCCGAAGGTGGTTGCTGCGCAGAACCGCTTCCTCCCGGTGAGCAGCTTCGATTTCTGAGATCCGGTCATCTGTCATCAACAGAGTATTCCTTGTATTGTTGGCGAACCGGAGTGCCAGGCTTACGGTTTTATTGAATTTCTCCTCCAATGGGTGAACTGTCGAGTCTGCAAACTCTTGGAGAAGGATCTTGACCCTGTCCTCTGTGATGCCCGGTCCTGAAGCCCCGGTTTGTTCAGTTTGTTGTTGCGCTGTAAGAGGGGTCTCCGTCCCTTCATCGGTTTCATTTGTTGCCGGATTcgcccttggaggtgttggaccgTGAGTTGGACTCTTATCGATCCGTGGAGCTGTATAGTGCAGTATTTATCTTTGTCTGTACATCACCTACAACCGCTCTATTTCTTCAGCGAGTTCTCCTCTTGCTTTCTCAAGACTTTGTAACACCAAAGGCGTTAAGGTATCCTCCTATGTTTCCTCGTACCGTTCCTTGATTTTCCGGATTCGtacggttagcttttgtagcTGAGCTCGCGGTCTTAAGACGAAGGTTCGGCCCAGGGCTTCGTGAATGGTTTAGGAGTTTGTGAGGTTCATGACTATGTCCTCTATTTCCTTCAGCCTTTGGAAACACTCTTCGTCGGTTAAGCCTAGTAAGATATGTCTATAACGTTTGctgaaccggtgctcgtgccattcccggtatatcTCGCCAACCTTGTCAGCTCGCCGTGCAATGACCTCCAGGATTTGGCTCGCTATAGTATCTTATCGGCCTTTGTCTgttcttcctcctcctcttcttcttcactgcTTTCTTCACCGCCCTCGACGGTTTCAGAGTTTGCGCCCGTGCCGGTGTTATCGGGACTTGGGCCCGAATGCTCTTCATCATTCGGTCCTTCGTTATCGGTCTTCTCTGATTCGGTTCGTTCAGATGTGGAAGCCGACTCTTCCTCCTCCGTTTGTGGTGGAGGTTCTGAGAATACTATCTTCTCTTTCCCCTTGCTTCCAGCTTTTTTCTTTCGCCGGAGCCGATTTCTTGCGGttgtcttctttcggccacctgtggaaccgggggccggctgcttcctttccAGGAATTGTTTGGATCTGATTAACCTTCCGGATGAGATAATGACACtgggaccggtgttgatgttgtggtGAAGAAAGATTTTACCAagagggatggcgtatccccatgatcGGGTTGcgtccggtttcaccatttccTTCAAGTTGTGGAACACTTCCTTCGCCCACTTCACTTTTGTGCCTTCTATCAAGCCGACtagcatcctgattttgtccttggtgaggctgctgaagtttcctcctcttgcctgaaccgcctttgtgaagatatcacaaatCGGTATGTACTCCGGTCGCAATGTCGCTTTGttaccggatacttttatcggctccttagtTGCCGATAGTATCTGGCAAGCTGCTTCGAACGTTTTCAGCTATATATCCGCCGTTGCATCTTGGCCGGCAgttggaaggcgcaggctctCCGCAACCGATTCCTCGGTTAGCTCGAATTCAGTACCGCCTACAGTCGCGGTGATTTTGTTGCCCGAAagagttgcggtgttgaaaaaTTCTTCAACCGCATTTCTATAAAGAACGTGAGGACCGCCGAGAAAGTACTCAAGTCCGGCCTCGGCTACCCGGTTAATAACTTCTACTGCCGCAGGCGTTCCcttctgtcggatttcctcgaaatccacttgagtcaTATGTTTGAACAGAACCGAGTTGTGCCCCATCTTAGAGAGTTGATAAAGTCTGAAGAATACAAGAGTAGATAACcgcttgagagagtttgagagcttagagagagaaagcaattTCGCGTGAGAGTGAAAGGAAATGGCCGagagccccttttataggtgcagtttggaaacccaaccgtcccatcaacaatgggcgggagttttccctccaagccgaaAGGGCGGAAAACCGTGGGcgggaaaccatgggcggtaaTCGAAGAGGCGCCAAACTGTGGGCGGTAAACCAGGAGCGGGAAATTTGGgcgggagttttgggcgggagatttccctccaaaatttccGCTTTCGTCTTGGATGACACAATCTCTTTTTGAAACCGATTGATGTTGCGGTCTTCTTAATTTAACCGGAGAGTTATCGAaatttaaccggttattttgaataAGCAGAATTCTGCAATCTTTTGAATTTAAGCGGTTCTCTTTTGAGACCGGATAGGAGCGCGGTTATTTTGacaatgttaaccggttacttagatagatattcaaaaatattcagatgacccggtcatttaaactgaaatggaaTTGTATTCAAGAAACATTACAGAAAGGAAACCGAAAGATAGATCGCTGTGAAAACAGACATACATAAAGATGGaaaaatacaacttatgtaataaccattTTGGAGATCTTTTCTTCCACCGCATCCTTGTCAAGATTGTTTGAAGAAgaggccggtgtgcccggtccaaattctggccgGTATTTAAGAATCAACTTGCTtatgtgaggtgcataaccgagacctttcttggtcagcaccatgttcttcaggttttgaaagaggaccgttgaccagttgatggccgttTTGCTAAtgatataggtcatcatgttgtaggtgttctttgagtaccgctgatttggaGACTGACAGAGGATAGACCGagtcacaatctcaagaaggagttgagcGTGACtaccgaggcgggtttttaacccatagttttccaCCGGATCAATGGTTCCAGAGAGGAGTAGTGCGTAATAAAATGCCTCACTTCCCTCCAGagttggaaagtcagaaaacctttctgtgggcaggttgagtagggaggcaaattcggcttcatcaagccagaaagtGTGGTCCCTTACCGTAGATACGATGTAatttcccctgatgcaggcgcttctgaagaacgccttgacatcctcaatcagtatgggaccggattcttcgaggaaggttCGAAGGCCGGTATCAATAAGGGATTCAAACATGATATTCTTTGCAAGATTTCCGTCCCATTCTTCCATGCATGATTCGAAATCAACGCTCAAAAAGTTTCCTaaggttcggctcggcatgattacaGTTTTGCTGAGAGATAGAATTCAAAAGACTTCAAGAGAGTTTTGTGGTTTTAGGATGTGTGGAATTGATTAGAGGAAGGCCCTttatatagggtcggttttggagggaaaatattatcattgaatgtcagttttgttttattaggaaagggaatctttatgtttccaaggttcattgggaagaggctgattgcggagcccgaggtaggtgttagttgagaagtaatcaagttagttggatattgATTACTTATGTTAGTTGGgagttacctcattaattaaagattCCTTTTTCATTAATGCACTAACATAATGAAAAGTAATCAAAAGAGACCGAGGGAATCATAAATAAAACCGAGGAAAAACATAAGAAAAGCCGAAGTGATCATAATGATGTTGGATGAAGATACACCCAGTgtatgaagcaaaatgaccagGTGCAGGAAGGAGTAACTTAGTGTGCGTGGGAGTCGACGACACCGGTAGGGTTGTTGCGACAGTTCCTTCTCCTCCAAGCcctctcgaaccgctcatagaaggagtcggttacttctttagtcagcacttgggcttggttcagACCTTCGCCCGGAACGGTCggaacaccaagctccacaagaaggaagcttagttgggggatgaGGCCGACGGATCGGATGCCAACCATCCAGATCAGGATGTCGAACAAGACCCTTGACTagttcaccggtgtaccggtggtgATCGCCGCCATCATATTGAAGGTCGTCGTACAGTAAGTGTTAATGACATCTCTTTCGAAGATGCTCctaccgatcacatcattgagaagctgatattcagctctcaagtgtGATTTTGTACCGTGatcctcaaccggttcgtcagacCGTGCAAGGGTGAGAGAGATCTCGGCCTTTATGTTGGCCGGAACGTCGAGATCTGTCAACCCTTGCTTTGGCAGGCTAAAGCACCGCGCAAAGTCtttctcggtgaagtcaaaaaTGATACCTACCACCTTAGATTGGATGtgagtttcaaagtggggggtcCCTCTGAACACCCTGGCGTTATAGAAAAATTCTAGTATTGATTCAGGATATATGGTGTGCTTGTCGTCCAGGAAGTACCGAATGCCGGTATCTTCCAGGGATTTGATCATCTTATACACGTCATAGTGCTCTGTGCTTGAACAGGATTGAAAATgaacctgaaggatgttgggaaactgagacatttttgccttagtgagagagtgatcttttgtcttgtgagtgttttggttaatgtttgcttctcttaaatactagttgggggagtatcctattgtccaggtattacagaagatgatatctattaactgcaggataaaagacattgcatgaaataagtatgtttgcagtctatggtgttggtcatagacttggactatgaaagatatcatcagatcttcacgtctttttaggtgcgaccagtttactttgaaagggcaatgtttcagaacagatatctttaaacactgataattattccacttctgtttgaaattcaaataatttaagataaccTGATTCCGAACCGGTCtgctatcagttgttcatcccgatgcggttatttggtgcatgcaccaagtagccggtcggattactctatctgataagccgtgcggttcttccataggtaccttgaaaatttgaagtccaacagtttaggaagaactaccggttttatctgtccgaaccggtttccctttaagcatccttaggaaggatctgactaatgtcggttaatccgagagtaagtctgaattgagagaacttagcttcctgtagaggcttggtgaagatatcggctacttgttgatctgttggtacgtattccagccggatatgcttcagcgtgacatgttcccggatgaagtggtgccttatgtcaatatgcttggttctggagtggagaaccgggttgtaagTAATTGCTATGGCGCTtgtattgtcacagaagatcggggattcttcggctgtgacaccgaagtccttcagctgttgttggatccaaagaagttgtgaacaacagcttccggccgcgAGGTATTCAACTTCtgcagtggatgtggccaccgatgtctgtttcttgctatgccatgatacaagtcggtcacctaggaactgacatgttccgct
It contains:
- the LOC124917151 gene encoding neurofilament heavy polypeptide-like, whose amino-acid sequence is MLVGLIEGTKVKWAKEVFHNLKEMVKPDATRSWGYAIPLGKIFLHHNINTGPSVIISSGRLIRSKQFLERKQPAPGSTGGRKKTTARNRLRRKKKAGSKGKEKIVFSEPPPQTEEEESASTSERTESEKTDNEGPNDEEHSGPSPDNTGTGANSETVEGGEESTPRIDKSPTHGPTPPRANPATNETDEGTETPLTAQQQTEQTGASGPGITEDRVKILLQEFADSTVHPLEEKFNKTVSLALRFANNTRNTLLMTDDRISEIEAAHREEAVLRSNHLRRTAILEDMTSEIEKNFDRLERETEQRLTEVTEDLVGTTLDGVSELEKKNAGLEADLKALSPQVDELLKAKMNADAAVVEANSQAAKKVQDALDDEARREKEPPQLTEEERAERERRTEAKFPGLAKLVAAQAAKDAERLERERQRLEGFAAANKKKKEVPSSSVPAKRKRDSSKKAQVAELLNEVTDTVIESLPDQATHVEEEDEEHLEHRSTRQRVSESASRPQPVKRKRNKKLMASYDFSDTE